The following coding sequences are from one Culex quinquefasciatus strain JHB chromosome 1, VPISU_Cqui_1.0_pri_paternal, whole genome shotgun sequence window:
- the LOC6047413 gene encoding uncharacterized protein LOC6047413, with translation MTFTRPSIPTCAAHLVLAGITGWSLKQLPATSNSATSGVPFMFMLLIFLLVHSLLGIFRHSHPDPHANLRKLYDLSALLTMLCPLPLLNTQLYLKCQPMLATSFLPLVYGYLLVSVLYLSRPDSSTRR, from the coding sequence ATGACGTTCACGCGGCCTTCAATTCCAACATGTGCGGCACACCTGGTGCTAGCCGGAATAACCGGCTGGTCGCTAAAGCAGCTTCCCGCGACCTCCAACTCAGCCACCAGCGGCGTCCCATTCATGTTCATGCTGCTAATCTTCCTGCTGGTGCACAGCCTGCTCGGAATCTTCCGCCACAGTCATCCGGATCCGCACGCCAACCTGCGCAAACTGTACGATCTTTCGGCTCTGCTAACGATGCTGTGCCCGTTGCCACTGCTGAACACGCAACTCTACCTCAAATGCCAACCGATGCTTGCGACTTCGTTTCTACCTCTGGTCTACGGCTATCTGTTGGTAAGTGTGTTGTACCTTTCACGGCCGGATTCGTCTACTCGTCGATAA